One Helianthus annuus cultivar XRQ/B chromosome 7, HanXRQr2.0-SUNRISE, whole genome shotgun sequence genomic region harbors:
- the LOC110868637 gene encoding protein KINESIN LIGHT CHAIN-RELATED 2, which yields MSKSGLHSSSLGNLSLLHKDLFIITPPSSPLSTRELDNNIIDLDQVSPLAADSYEQLYRDAFNSQSQKFITNNLKTSTQKKSNLSSTVKTLPSLKTEKPKARTNSFHDNNQKNHPRKTGNSSLKVSNGREEPAYLGPYLLKQTRELLSLGENPKKALEVGVRAMKAFENSRFQKPNLEYVMCLHIVAALYCSLGQYTEAIPLLERSIEIPNTGSGQKHSLAKFAGCMQLGDTYAMLGHVENSIFCYTAGLGIQRQVLGETDPIFGETCRYVAEAHVRAMEFDEAKRLCQTALNVHKANGSTASVEAAADRRLMGLVCDAKGEYEAALEHYALASIIMSAAGQDSDVAAINVCIGDAYLSLARYDEAVFAYQKALNVFKATKGDNHPSVATVFVRLAQLHYKMGKFRESKSYCLNALRIYENPMQGSSNDDIGNGFIEVAGIYESMNEVGAAVNLLKRALKVLGQDDGQLSTLAGVEAQMGVLYYMMGSYLDSYGYLKAAVSKLRVVAEKKSALFGIVLNQMGLACVQMELFDEAVEVFKEAKGVLEVEYGANHSNTIAVYSNLAGTYDAMGRYEEASEILEYVVRMRKEKLGTASSEVDDERRRLRQLLKDSGKDLSKKDMSLQFLLHD from the exons ATGTCGAAATCTGGCTTGCACTCGAGTTCACTTGGCAACCTTTCCTTGCTCCATAAAGACCTGTTCATCATTACACCACCAAGTAGTCCATTGAGCACACGAGAACTCGACAACAACATAATCGATTTAGATCAAGTCAGCCCTCTAGCAGCCGACAGTTACGAGCAGTTATATCGTGACGCCTTTAATTCACAAAGCCAGAAATTTATAACCAATAACCTTAAAACTAGTACTCAGAAGAAATCAAACTTATCTTCAACCGTCAAAACACTTCCATCTCTCAAAACGGAAAAGCCGAAAGCAAGAACTAATTCATTTCATGACAATAACCAGAAAAACCACCCTCGTAAAACCGGAAATAGTAGTTTAAAAGTATCGAACGGGAGAGAAGAACCAGCATACTTAGGGCCTTACTTACTTAAACAAACGCGCGAGTTGTTATCACTAGGGGAAAACCCGAAGAAAGCTCTTGAAGTGGGTGTAAGAGCAATGAAAGCGTTCGAAAACAGTCGATTTCAGAAGCCAAATTTGGAGTACGTCATGTGTTTGCATATCGTAGCCGCATTGTACTGTAGTTTAGGGCAGTACACTGAAGCGATTCCGCTTCTAGAACGTTCTATCGAGATACCAAACACGGGTTCAGGCCAGAAACACTCGCTAGCTAAATTTGCGGGGTGTATGCAGTTAGGCGATACGTACGCGATGCTCGGACACGTTGAAAATTCGATATTCTGTTATACGGCTGGTCTGGGAATCCAACGACAGGTTTTGGGTGAAACCGATCCGATATTTGGAGAAACGTGCAGGTATGTAGCGGAAGCTCATGTTCGTGCGATGGAGTTTGACGAAGCTAAGAGGTTATGTCAAACGGCTCTCAACGTTCACAAAGCAAACGGTTCAACCGCTTCTGTAGAAGCAGCAGCCGACCGAAGACTTATGGGTCTTGTTTGTGACGCCAAGGGTGAATACGAGGCTGCACTCGAACATTACGCGTTAGCCAGCATCATCATGTCGGCAGCAGGTCAAGATTCTGATGTTGCAGCGATTAACGTCTGTATCGGTGATGCGTACTTATCACTAGCCCGTTACGACGAAGCGGTTTTCGCTTATCAAAAAGCGTTAAACGTGTTCAAGGCAACGAAAGGAGACAATCATCCATCTGTCGCTACAGTTTTCGTACGTTTGGCTCAACTTCATTACAAAATGGGGAAGTTTCGCGAGTCAAAATCTTACTGCTTAAACGCACTGCGGATCTACGAGAACCCGATGCAGGGAAGTTCTAACGACGATATTGGTAACGGGTTTATTGAAGTTGCGGGTATTTATGAATCCATGAATGAAGTTGGTGCAGCGGTTAACTTACTGAAACGGGCGCTTAAGGTTTTGGGTCAAGACGACGGTCAACTGAGCACGCTTGCGGGTGTGGAGGCTCAAATGGGAGTTTTGTATTACATGATGGGGAGTTATTTGGACTCGTATGGTTATTTGAAGGCGGCTGTTTCGAAACTACGAGTGGTTGCGGAGAAGAAATCGGCTTTGTTTGGTATTGTTTTGAACCAAATGGGATTGGCTTGTGTTCAAATGGAGTTGTTTGATGAGGCTGTTGAGGTTTTTAAAGAAGCAAAGGGTGTTTTAGAGGTGGAATATGGTGCTAATCATTCGAATACAATCGCGGTTTATAGTAATCTTGCTGGAACTTATGATGCAATGGGCAG GTATGAAGAGGCAAGTGAGATACTGGAATATGTGGTGAGGATGAGAAAGGAGAAGCTGGGAACAGCAAGTTCAGAAGTGGATGATGAGAGAAGAAGACTGAGGCAGTTATTAAAAGATTCAGGCAAGGATTTAAGCAAGAAAGATATGTCACTTCAATTTCTGCTTCATGATTAA
- the LOC110868635 gene encoding protein farnesyltransferase subunit beta → MESSSSAAAAVAAEREPTVSQKEQWALESQVFHIYQLLYNIPPNSQAAMLELQRDSHMEYLVKGLLHLGPSFSVLDANRPWICYWIFHSIALLGESVDIALENNTIDFLSRCQDQHGGYGGGPGQMPHLATTYAAVNTLITIGGQNSLASINRAKIYSFLRRMKHTSGGFSMHEGGEVDVRACYTAISVASVLNILDEELVQGVGNYIVSCQTYEGGIAGEPGSEAHGGYTFCGLATMIIINEVNRLNLASLTDWLVFRQGVEGGFQGRTNKLVDGCYSFWQGGAAALIQRLHAAAAGSASSEVSDDEDSSDREEGQPSDDESSILIRRHTETEPLFQSQALQQYILLCSQVEGGFRDKPGKNRDHYHTCYCLSGLSVAQYSRSKDADSAPLPGSLLGPYSNLVEPVNPLYNIVLDQYDEARDFFSKAPAL, encoded by the exons ATGGAGTCTTCATCatcggcggcggcggcggtggcggcTGAGAGGGAACCGACAGTAAGCCAGAAAGAGCAGTGGGCACTTGAAAGTCAAGTATTTCACATATATCAGTTACTGTATAATATTCCCCCCAATTCACAAGCAGCTAT GTTAGAGCTTCAACGGGATAGTCACATGGAGTACCTCGTGAAAGGCCTTCTGCATCTCGGTCCTTCGTTTTCCGTACTGGATGCCAA TCGGCCATGGATTTGCTATTGGATTTTTCATTCAATTGCTTTACTGGGAGAATCTGTGGATATTGCTTTGGAGAATAACACTATCGATTTTCTAAGTCGGTGCCAG GATCAACACGGTGGATACGGTGGAGGACCTGGGCAG ATGCCGCATCTTGCAACAACTTACGCTGCTGTAAATACACTTATCACTATAGGGGGGCAAAATTCTTTGGCATCAATTAACAG AGCCAAGATCTACTCATTTTTGCGAAGAATGAAGCATACAAGTGGTGGATTCAG TATGCATGAAGGTGGCGAAGTAGATGTCCGTGCTTGTTACACCGCCATCTCC GTTGCAAGTGTTCTAAATATATTAGATGAAGAACTTGTTCAAGGTGTTGGAAATTACATCGTAAG CTGCCAGACTTATGAAGGTGGAATTGCGGGTGAACCGGGTTCAGAAGCTCATGGTGG GTACACCTTTTGTGGTTTGGCGACAATGATTATAATCAACGAGGTTAACCGTTTGAACCTGGCTAGCTTAACC gATTGGTTGGTTTTCCGACAAGGAGTTGAAGGCGGTTTTCAGGGAAGAACAAATAAATTAGTTGACGGTTGCTATTCCTTCTGGCAG GGTGGAGCTGCTGCGTTGATACAAAGATTGCATGCAGCAGCCGCGGGTTCTGCATCATCAGAAGTATCCGATGATGAAGATTCTTCTGACCGGGAGGAAG GACAACCTAGTGACGATGAATCGAGTATTCTAATCAGAAGGCATACAGAAACCGAGCCTCTTTTTCAGAGCCAGGCCTTGCAGCAATATATCCTTTTGTGCTCACAG GTTGAGGGAGGGTTCAGAGACAAACCAGGGAAAAACAGAGACCACTATCACACATGCTATTGTCTAAGTGGGCTATCTGTGGCTCAGTATAGTCGCTCCAAAGACGCTGATTCTGCACCCTTACCTGGCTCGTTGTTGGGCCCGTATTCTAATCTCGTGGAACCAGTTAACCCTCTTTACAACATAGTCTTGGACCAGTACGACGAGGCTCGCGATTTCTTTAGCAAAGCACCGGCATTATGA